Proteins found in one Crassostrea angulata isolate pt1a10 chromosome 3, ASM2561291v2, whole genome shotgun sequence genomic segment:
- the LOC128177259 gene encoding mannan endo-1,4-beta-mannosidase-like: MWWIVFVGLFLLADHGSGARLGIHGTHFTYNGHRVFLAGINKAWEHYAYDFGNGQYNGVKARYEHVFQQLQAAGANSIRVWIHIEGESSPKFDSNGHVTGTDNGGTLINDMRVMLRAAQQHNIFVFPTLWNGAVNQNYHYRLNGLIKDTGKLNSYIDHALKPMVLALKDMPSLGGWDLMNEPEGELIPDLTSTDPCFDTRHLHNSGAGWGGKLYTPQELLRFFNWQAAAIKEVDPHALVTVGAWNGKVNTDNFGFHNMYKDSCLVKAGGKALGTFSFYQIHSYAFSGHFGTESPFMHNYGAFGLHKPLVIGEFREKNGAGMTINQLYDHAYNGGYAGGWGWSETDGNMDNMLQGLNHIRNYSGAHGTIHVQIH, translated from the exons ATGTGGTGGATAGTGTTTGTTGGACTGTTTTTATTGGCGGACCATGGATCAG GGGCTCGGCTTGGAATACATGGTACCCATTTCACATACAATGGACACAGGGTGTTCCTTGCTGGGATTAACAAAGCCTGGGAGCATTATGCCTATGACTTCGGCAACGGACAATATAATGGCGTCAAGGCCAGATACGAGCACGTGTTCCAACAACTACAGGCCGCTGGAGCAAACTCCATCC GAGTGTGGATTCATATAGAAGGAGAATCCTCGCCTAAATTTGACAGCAATGGTCACGTGACAGGGACTGACAATGGCGGTACTTTGATCAATGATATGAGGGTTATGCTTAGAGCCGCTCAGCAACACAATATATTTGTGTTTCCGACGTTATGGAATGGGGCTGTAAACCAAAATTATCACTATCGTCTAAACGGTTTGATCAAG GACACCGGTAAACTGAATTCTTACATTGATCACGCCCTGAAGCCCATGGTACTCGCTCTGAAGGACATGCCGTCTCTTGGGGGCTGGGATCTGATGAATGAGCCGGAGGGAGAACTCATCCCCGATCTGACCAGCACTGACCCCTGCTTCGACACTCGCCATCTCCACAACTCAGGGGCGGGATGGGGAGGCAAGCTTTACACACCGCAGGAACTGTTGAG GTTCTTCAACTGGCAAGCAGCGGCTATTAAGGAGGTTGATCCACATGCTTTAGTTACAGTAGGAGCTTGGAACGGAAAGGTCAACACAGACAATTTTGGTTTCCATAACATGTACAAAGACAGTTGCCTTGTAAAGGCAGGAGGAAAGGCACTT GGCACTTTCTCTTTTTATCAGATTCACTCTTATGCCTTTAGTGGACATTTCGGAACCGAATCTCCCTTTATG CACAACTATGGCGCCTTTGGTCTCCACAAGCCGTTGGTTATCGGAGAGTTCCGGGAGAAAAATGGCGCCGGAATGACCATCAATCAGCTGTATGACCACGCCTACAATGGCGGATATGCCGGCGGGTGGGGCTGGTCAGAGACAGACGGAAACATGGATAACATGCTGCAGGGTCTGAACCACATCAGGAACTACAGCGGGGCCCATGGCACCATCCACGTGCAGATACATTAA
- the LOC128178593 gene encoding uncharacterized protein LOC128178593, with protein sequence MDHDNSTSTHSSTLGPPALRDGYDLPVYGLGNGQFYSLHVPALTCIFLSLISAILAIALSFRKNPKRAFVEWTKSERFVVYMAICDGAFNLAHSMDHLHITITKRHVYPASLCQFYGVMLLEFILAQALMVNIVAVNAFTLMIFNKQLKYGRRDWRLLLWIFGFPFLLSMIALAAKQFGPSGAFCFFDGVNGGLAQFFLVTLPFSLILIVNTTLYVITWAKLRSIEKKLNLSLGKQSSGSKMKHAAVRAMSLFVLAFIFQWLTLALFGIWVFVDPVTLPPALIHAVTIFSNVGGIVNLIVFLVIRRRLQNQAQVSLDHSHGSKPSGTKDTSHTDV encoded by the exons ATGGACCACGACAACAGCACGTCAACCCACAGTTCTACCCTTGGTCCTCCCGCTCTGAGGGACGGGTACGATCTTCCCGTGTACGGTCTGGGCAATGGACAATTCTACTCCCTGCACGTTCCAGCACTGACCTGCATTTTCCTGAGTCTGATCTCGGCTATTCTGGCAATAGCGCTCAGCTTCAGAAAAAATCCAAAACGTGCATTTGTTGAATGGACCAAAAGTGAAAGGTTCGTAGTCTACATGGCGATTTGTGATGGCGCCTTCAATTTGGCCCACAGTATGGATCATCTTCACATAACCATTACCAAAAGACATGTCTACCCAGCCTCGCTTTGCCAGTTCTACGGAGTCATGCTGCTGGAGTTCATCCTAGCTCAGGCTCTGATGGTAAACATCGTTGCGGTAAACGCTTTTACACTGATGATCTTCAATAAGCAGTTGAAATACGGAAGACGAGATTGGCGTCTATTATTATGGATCTTTGGATTTCCTTTCCTTTTATCCATGATTGCACTTGCAGCAAAACAGTTTGGACCAAGTGGTGCTTT TTGTTTTTTCGACGGCGTAAATGGTGGATTGGCCCAGTTCTTCCTCGTCACCCTTCCGTTTTCTTTGATTCTTATAGTAAATACAACGTTGTATGTGATTACTTGGGCAAAACTCCGATCCATCGAGAAAAAATTGAACCTTTCACTCGGAAAGCAGTCGTCTGGTTCCAAAATGAAGCACGCGGCAGTCCGCGCCATGTCGTTGTTTGTTTTGGCGTTCATCTTTCAATGGCTGACACTGGCTTTGTTTGGAATCTGGGTGTTTGTCGACCCCGTTACCCTTCCCCCGGCCCTAATTCATGCAGTTACCATATTCTCAAACGTCGGCGGAATCGTCAACCTTATAGTTTTTCTGGTGATCAGGAGAAGATTGCAAAATCAAGCCCAAGTTTCGCTCGACCACAGTCATGGTTCTAAGCCATCAGGGACCAAAGACACGAGCCACACTGATGTGTAA